The Magnolia sinica isolate HGM2019 chromosome 10, MsV1, whole genome shotgun sequence genome includes a window with the following:
- the LOC131257996 gene encoding peroxidase 11-like gives MAMAMALIISIISIISTNTKAEDPYYLTLDYYSKSCPTALEIVRSEMECAVLSDPRNAASIIRLHFHDCFVQGCDGSILLDDTITLQGEKQATSNVNSLRGFELIDRIKNKLESECPGIVSCADLLTLAARDATILVGGPYWDVPLGRKDSKTANLDLANSNLPTADQDLPSLIASFLYQGLSVTDMVALVGAHTVGMARCENFRARIYGDFQSTAGVDPLSEAYLNKLKSICPANGQGKDNISPMDYHTPNLFDNSFYHLLLQGEGLLNSDQEMHTSFMGFETKELVQKYAKDSLAFFQQFSDSMVKMGNITNLESFTNGEVRKNCRYVNT, from the exons atgGCAATGGCAATGGCCTTGATCATCTCCATCATCAGCATCATTAGCACAAATACAAAGGCAGAAGACCCATATTATCTAACCTTGGATTACTACTCAAAATCATGTCCCACTGCTTTGGAGATTGTACGGTCCGAGATGGAGTGTGCCGTGCTCTCCGACCCACGTAACGCAGCTTCCATCATACGGTTGCATTTCCACGATTGCTTCGTTCAG GGCTGCGATGGGTCGATATTGCTAGACGACACGATCACACTCCAAGGAGAAAAGCAAGCCACCTCCAACGTGAATTCTCTGAGAGGATTCGAACTCATCGACAGAATCAAGAACAAGCTCGAGTCGGAGTGCCCGGGCATCGTTTCTTGTGCAGATTTACTCACATTAGCAGCAAGAGATGCAACAATTCTG GTTGGTGGGCCCTACTGGGATGTCCCACTGGGTAGAAAGGATTCCAAAACTGCAAACTTGGATCTAGCAAATTCAAACCTCCCAACAGCTGATCAGGACCTTCCTTCTCTCATAGCCTCGTTCCTCTATCAGGGGCTTTCAGTCACAGATATGGTGGCTCTTGTGG GTGCACATACGGTTGGCATGGCCCGCTGTGAGAACTTCCGGGCGAGGATCTACGGAGATTTTCAGTCGACGGCGGGCGTTGATCCCCTCAGCGAGGCATACCTCAACAAGCTGAAATCCATCTGCCCTGCGAACGGCCAAGGCAAAGACAACATCAGTCCAATGGACTACCACACACCAAACCTTTTTGACAACTCCTTCTACCATCTCCTCCTGCAAGGAGAAGGGCTATTGAACTCAGACCAGGAAATGCACACTAGCTTCATGGGATTCGAGACAAAGGAACTCGTCCAAAAGTACGCCAAAGACTCGCTAGCTTTCTTCCAACAATTCTCCGATTCAATGGTGAAGATGGGCAATATCACTAATCTCGAGAGCTTCACCAACGGCGAAGTGAGAAAGAATTGCAGATATGTGAACACTTGA